The bacterium genome has a window encoding:
- a CDS encoding RidA family protein, translating to MRREDVAVRGVHKTTGYSHAAKAGGLVFLAGQVAQDAEGAVVGRGDVEAQAVQVFENLKAVLASAGATFDDVVKMTTYTTSLAYRAKIAEVRARYYKTYFPPNTFVVVAS from the coding sequence ATGCGGCGTGAGGATGTGGCCGTTCGGGGCGTGCACAAGACGACAGGGTACTCGCACGCGGCGAAGGCCGGAGGGTTGGTGTTTCTCGCTGGTCAGGTGGCGCAGGACGCCGAGGGGGCGGTCGTCGGCAGAGGCGACGTCGAGGCCCAGGCGGTGCAGGTGTTCGAAAACCTCAAGGCGGTCCTGGCCTCCGCCGGGGCGACGTTCGACGACGTCGTGAAGATGACGACATATACGACGAGCCTAGCGTACCGGGCGAAGATCGCGGAGGTCCGCGCGCGGTATTACAAGACGTACTTCCCGCCAAACACGTTCGTGGTCGTGGCGAGC